The Chitinophagaceae bacterium genome segment GGTAAGCGACTACCATATTTTGGTTTATAAGCCGGAATTGGAATATAGGTTAAGTTTGGAAATTCATATTTTAAAAACCGAATTACCTCTTCTGCACCGGCTATAAACACATCATGATTCTGTTTGTCCAGTTCTTTAATTATAGGAATCATTCTGCCGGCATGACCTAAGCCCCAATCTAAAGGTGCAATACAAATCTTGAGCATTCTAAAAATTATGTTTGCAATTTACTGTTAAATACCGTGACGAAGTTTATTTTATAAAATTATTCCTTTTCATACAGCATTGAAATTCATAGAAGAACAACTACAGTTTTTTTATTAAAGTCGATGTTAGGCTTTGAATGAAAATGCTTACAGAATCGCTTATAGACTTTTATGATAAAGATAAATTACCTAATCAAAAGAAAGCATTATTTCAAAATGAAAGCATCTAAATAAACTTTAAAAGTAAAAAAAGCGTTAAAAAATCATACTTTACAGTAAAATAATTAATATGCAACTTTTGAAAATTACTTTAATAATTGTTTGCTTTACTTTTTTTTTAAGCTCCTGCTCTATATTTAAAAGAGATTGTGATTGTCCGAGAGTGGAAGTACAAGAAGAAGATGAATATTTTATAACGCAAAAACAAAATCAGGAAAAATGGCAAACAGAAAATTAATATCAGACACTATAGAAACAGCATTAAACAATCAGATTGAAATGGAGGCTACTGCATCTTTTAATTACTTGGCTTTAGTTTCGTGGTGCGAAGAAAGAGGCCTCAAAGGTTGTGCAGGTTTTTTTATGGCTCATTCGGAGGAGGAACGTCAGCACATGATGAAGTTTTTTAATTATGTAAATGCCGTAGGTGGATTTGCTGTAGCACCCAATATTAAAAAGCCTTCAGCATCTTTTGGCGATATCAAAAAAGTTTTTGAAAATGCGTTGAGTCACGAACAAAAAGTTACCAAATCTATACATGAGCTCACAGAACTGGCTACTAAAGAAAGGGATCATGCTACCTATAACTTTTTACAATTTTTTGTACAAGAGCAATTAGAAGAAGAGCAGCTATTCACGAATGCTATTGAGCGAATTGAACTCATTGGCTTAGACGGGAAAGGGCTCTTTTATATAGATAAAGAAATCGAACTTTTACGAAATGAAAACGGATAGGCTGACGCAGCAAAATGACAAGGCAGGTTTTTTTGAAAAAGTTTATGATGTAGTTCGGAAAATTCCGCCCGGAAGAGTTTCAACTTATGGCAAAATTGCAGCTTCTGTTGGTACAGCTAAATCAGCACGCATGGTTGGCTGGGCTATGAATCACTCACACAGAGTTTTTCCATTGGTACCTGCTCACAGAGTTGTAAACAGAAATGGATTGCTAACGGGGAAACATCATTTTTTATATCCTGAACAAATGCAGGAGCTACTTGAAAAAGAGGGTGTTGAAGTGAAAAATGATAAAGTGATGGACTTTGATAAAAGGCTTTGGATTCCAGAGGCTTTAACTCCTGAATAATTATGCTTTTTCTAATTGAAAAGTAAAAGTAGTTCCTATACCCGGCTTACTTTTGACATTTATATTTTTATCATGAGCCTCCAGTATATGCTTTACAATTGAAAGGCCTAATCCGGTACCACCTATATTCCTCGATCTGCTTTTATCTACCCGGTAAAATCTTTCAAAAAGTCTGGGTAAATGTTCTTCAGATATGCCCGGCCCGTCATCTATGACTTCTATTATTACATTTTCTTCGGCCTCAGTCAATGATATAGTAGTCGTTCCACCTTCTTTGCCATATTTTATAGAATTGATAATAAGGTTGTTCAAAACCTGTCGGATTCTATCTTTATCAGCTTTTACCATAGCTTTTTCCGGAGTTTTTGAACCCAGTTTGAGTTTTATATCCCTGAGGTCAGCCTGCATTTCAAGATTTTCAATAATTTCATTTACCAGTTTTATGAAATCAAACTTAGTGATATCAATAGTTAAATCCATACTTTCAAATCTGGATATAAATTCCAAATCTTCTACGATATTAGATAGGCGGTCTAAGTTTTGAGTGGCCTTTAGTAAGAAATCCATATTTACCTTTGGATTATCCAAACCTCCATCAATGAGGGTGTGTAAATATCCCTGAATATTAAAAATGGGTGTTTTAAGTTCATGAGAAACATTTCCTAAAAATTCTTTGCGGTATTCATCCATTTTTTTCAGGTCCTGAATTTCAGTTTTACTTTGATTGGTAATGGAAAGTATTTCTTTTTCTACCCGTGAAATGAGATCTTCGTCAGCTTTGATGGAGCGGCTATCTTTAATTTTTCCCTGACTATGCATGCTTTTGTAAAGCACCTTTATTTTCTTATAGATAAATTTCTCAATCAGGTAAACCGTAACAAAGTAAATAACTAATGAAATCAGTATTGCGGATAAAAAAATTAGTATTATAGTGAAAGTAGATAAAAAATAAGGGTCATTGATAATAAGAAGCAGTTGTAGAAGCAGATATACAAAAAATGCCCAAACAGCTACGAATAAGCCAATATTTTTTGGGTTTTTATAACTCATGGTTGAATATAAATAAAGGCAGACTACAAATCAAACTTATATCCAACCCCTTTGATTGTCCGGAAGTAATCGTCACCTAATTTTTCTCTTAGTTTTCTGATGTGAACATCTATTGTTCGGTCGCCTACTATGATTTCTTTGCCCCAAACTTTATTTAAAATTTCCTCCCGGGAAAAGACTTTTCCGGGTTTTGACATGAGTAAAGAAAGTAGTTCAAACTCTTTTTTTGGAAGACCGATTGCCTGTCCCTTTTTATATACTAAATACTTTTCTCTGTCTACTTCTATGTCTCCTACTATAGTATTTTCAGATTCACTTCTGTTTTCGGAAATTCTTCTTAAAAGTGCTTTTACACGACCAACTAAAACTCTGGGCTTTATTGGTTTTGTTATGTAATCGTCTGCACCTACATCAAATCCGGCTATTTGAGAATAATCTTCATTTCTCGCGGTTAAAAATGCAATTAGTGTATTTTTGAACTCCGGCATTGTGCGTAGTTCTCTACACGTTTCTATGCCGTCCATTTCAGGCATCATTATGTCTAAAATGATTAAATGAGGTTTTAACTTTTTTGCTATCTCTAAGCTTTGTTTCCCATTTAATGCTGTAGCTACTTCATACCCTTCTTTCTCAAGATTATACTTAATGAACTCAAGTATATCTTCCTCATCATCGACTAAAAGTATTTTATGATTGTCAACCATAATTTTTTTTGCAAAGTTAAGCGCTGTATGTTAACCTAATGTTAATAGTGGGTTATAAATATGAAATGATTTTTTAAAGACGCCCCCCCAGGACGCATGAAAGCTTATATGTTTTAATATTTCCTTCTAAATCAAAAATTTCAGCAACTACTATATAAATTCCAATAGATGCTTTTTCTCCTTTTTTATTAATACCGTCCCAGCTGAACATTCCCTCTTTATCCATAAATTTATTTTTTATGAGTCTTCTAACTAATCTGCCTTCTGAATCATGAATATTTACATTAGCTACAAAACCCGGAGCATCAAATTCATAAAAAATATTTAAATAATCCCTAAAGCCATCGCCATCAGGAGAAAAAACTTCATCTTCCAGATAAATACCTTGACCACTGATTTCAAACTCCAGATGTTGAGAATTTTTATATCCGGGTGTTGCATAACCCACAGTAGAGGCTGCTGACCTCCAATTGTTTTTATCTTGCGTAGGCCTGTCATAATGAACCCTTTCGAGGGAAACCCCTCTGCTGTCCAGTAAATCAAAATGCCAGCTGTTATCGTATTGTAAATTGTCAATAATTTCAGCCTGGTAATTTCTAATTTGAGCTACACCTACACCATTAGGGTATGCAGGAAATCCGGATACACTTATAACCTGTTTCAAATCAGGTATTTCATATTGTTCATTGAGCTGAGTTGCATTAGGTGTAATAACTATGAAGTCTCCGGGAAACATCAGAAAGGGTTCCGTGGAGGCTGTTACAGGGTTCCCTACTGTAGTGCCCTCATTAGGATCAATTCGTAGAATTCTTAAATCTTCCAGATTTACTACCTTTTCAGAACGATTATATAATTCTATAAATCGCACACCTCCTGTTACCGGATGAAAAAGTAATTCATTAATAATAATGTCAAATTCTTCAATGGGTTCCGGTATGCCAAAGCGTGTTTGAGCGCCATCTTCGATATTGTTTCCGGAGCAATCAGATACATTGGCAACAGTTACATTATAAGTAACACCTGTCGTAAGATTTGTGTTAAGGGATAATTTTATTTCTCTGAAAGCCGGACTGATTACTTCTGCTATTTGAGGCTCACCTATGCCCTCTGAAATGGAAAAGTTAGAAGTGCTAACAGAAGATATGCTGTCTAACCTTTTATCAAAGAAAAGTACCACTTCATTTTCAGAAACAGGAAAGGCTCTTATCAATTGCGGGGCTGTTAAATCAGGATTTGAAAAGGAAACAGAGTTTTCTCTCCCGGGTGTTCCTCCACTCGGATCTACAGAAGCTGTCCAGTTGTCTGCATCGCCACAAGGATTATCAATGTCAATCATTTCAAGTGACCAACCTTCGTTTTTTTTCTGGTCATCGCCATACCAATCATTTGTATAATTGAGGTAAAAGATCAATTCTCCTTCATCATTTCTAAGCGTCAACTCATCAGATGTCAGGTTTAAAGAAGGCCAGGGAGAAAGTCCTAAAACTTCTCCAAAAGCAGACAACTGATTTACACCGGCATTAGGTGATAATAATACAAAGCTATCCGCCTGAAGTGTAAAATCCGGTAAAAAAGTGGTAGAACTTCTGTCTGAATATGTCCATCCGTTCAGGTTGATATCTCTGCCGCTTCTGTTGTAGAGCTCTATAAACTGATGAGCGGGCAACCCAACTACCGGAGTAGTTCTTGGAAAGATTTCTGACATAATAATGTCATTGAATTTTGCCAGATAAAAAGTAAAAGTTACAATTTGGTTATTTACAGCATTTCCTGAAGCATCTTCTACACCATCTACTGTTAAGGCTAAAGTGGATCCGTCAGACGGAAAGGGATTTTGAAATTCAAGGGTTACTCTTGAAAAATCCTGTGGATTCCTGAAAGCATTAATCGGATTTCCAACTCCTGCACTTACAAAGTAGTTGGAAGTCTGTGCAGCAGTAGTTTCCTCAACTCCTTCATCAAAAACAATTTCCAATTCGGTAGAGGATCTCGGGATAACTTCTAGCACGACCGGCGGATCGGTATCTATTAAAGGTGCTCCCGCATAAATTTCATCAAAGAAAAACTGATCAGAACGGGTTGCCGTATAGTAGCAAACCATTCCAAAATAGCTTGTGTTTGTATAAGTAGCATCCTGCACCGTAAATTCAGTTTGAAAAAAAGTGCTGCCTGTAGGGTCAGCACTGACTTCCCATACACCCGAAGCATCTCTGGTCACTTTAAAACGCATACTAAAAGCATTCGTTACAAAACCATCTGTGCCTCTGGCTAACAAATCTTTTGTATAGCCGGTTTGTCTGTAAAGTTCTATTGCATCATTATTTCCATTTTCACCAATACGCAAAAAGTATCCGTTTAGGGGTCCTGTTAAATCTTCTTCATCACTTACCAAATAAATACTCAGGCGATTATTATTCGAAGGAGGGAAATTTAAATTTACCCAGATTTGCCATTCTGCATCGTCTATAATAGATGAAGGCCGGGATATCCATGCGCTATCCTGCACTGAGGGCGCATCCAGCTGAAGTCTTTCTGCCGGATTAATCATAAATTTAGATAGTTCCCCGGACCACTCAGGATCTAAAACCGGATTGCTAAAATCATCAAAAAACTGAGCATTTGTAGGAGTGCTCACTAAAAAAAGCAAGTAAAAGAACCCGCATTTAAAAATACCTTTGGACCAATTCTTTTTCAACATCAGATTATTATATAAATGCTAAAATAACAAGTTTTCTATAAAAAAATATTCCATTACCTTTGCAATCTGTTATTTTACCTTTAATTAACCTAAACAGTTTTAACTATATTTATTTATGAAGCTTGCAATTATAGGAGCTACAGGCTTAGTAGGCCGCGAAATTCTAAAAGTCTTAGACGAACAAAATTTTAAAATGGATGAATTAATTCCGGT includes the following:
- a CDS encoding ferritin, with product MANRKLISDTIETALNNQIEMEATASFNYLALVSWCEERGLKGCAGFFMAHSEEERQHMMKFFNYVNAVGGFAVAPNIKKPSASFGDIKKVFENALSHEQKVTKSIHELTELATKERDHATYNFLQFFVQEQLEEEQLFTNAIERIELIGLDGKGLFYIDKEIELLRNENG
- a CDS encoding MGMT family protein translates to MKTDRLTQQNDKAGFFEKVYDVVRKIPPGRVSTYGKIAASVGTAKSARMVGWAMNHSHRVFPLVPAHRVVNRNGLLTGKHHFLYPEQMQELLEKEGVEVKNDKVMDFDKRLWIPEALTPE
- a CDS encoding sensor histidine kinase; translation: MSYKNPKNIGLFVAVWAFFVYLLLQLLLIINDPYFLSTFTIILIFLSAILISLVIYFVTVYLIEKFIYKKIKVLYKSMHSQGKIKDSRSIKADEDLISRVEKEILSITNQSKTEIQDLKKMDEYRKEFLGNVSHELKTPIFNIQGYLHTLIDGGLDNPKVNMDFLLKATQNLDRLSNIVEDLEFISRFESMDLTIDITKFDFIKLVNEIIENLEMQADLRDIKLKLGSKTPEKAMVKADKDRIRQVLNNLIINSIKYGKEGGTTTISLTEAEENVIIEVIDDGPGISEEHLPRLFERFYRVDKSRSRNIGGTGLGLSIVKHILEAHDKNINVKSKPGIGTTFTFQLEKA
- a CDS encoding DNA-binding response regulator; this encodes MVDNHKILLVDDEEDILEFIKYNLEKEGYEVATALNGKQSLEIAKKLKPHLIILDIMMPEMDGIETCRELRTMPEFKNTLIAFLTARNEDYSQIAGFDVGADDYITKPIKPRVLVGRVKALLRRISENRSESENTIVGDIEVDREKYLVYKKGQAIGLPKKEFELLSLLMSKPGKVFSREEILNKVWGKEIIVGDRTIDVHIRKLREKLGDDYFRTIKGVGYKFDL